A part of Salvia hispanica cultivar TCC Black 2014 unplaced genomic scaffold, UniMelb_Shisp_WGS_1.0 HiC_scaffold_829, whole genome shotgun sequence genomic DNA contains:
- the LOC125200164 gene encoding uncharacterized mitochondrial protein AtMg00300-like → MCLFKAKKKCGLHVCNAVLVTCDKAYANVVKTDKTVLWHNKIGHMSAKGLNILKKHAILSDSDVHDDLPFCDTCVLGKQHKVSFPTPTPANVSKDILEYVHMDVWGPASVSTHSGAVYFLSIIDDFSRKV, encoded by the coding sequence ATGTGCCTGTTCAAAGCTAAAAAGAAATGTGGTCTGCATGTCTGCAATGCTGTGCTTGTTACCTGTGATAAAGCCTATGCAAATGTTGTGAAAACTGATAAAACTGTGCTTTGGCACAATAAGATAGGTCACATGAGTGCTAAAGGCCTTAATATCCTGAAAAAGCATGCTATCTTATCTGATTCTGATGTGCATGATGATCTACCTTTTTGTGATACCTGTGTGCTGGGTAAACAGCACAAAGTTTCTTTCCCTACTCCTACTCCTGCTAATGTTAGTAAGGATATTCTTGAATATGTGCATATGGATGTATGGGGACCTGCTTCTGTGTCTACTCATTCTGGTGCTGTGTATTTCTTGTCCATAATTGATGACTTTTCAAGAAAAGTGTAG